The following is a genomic window from Acidimicrobiales bacterium.
GACCACCCTTAGCCTTGGCGTGGACAACGCCCCTACCCTCCGGGTCAGCGACCTCCACATCGTCGGCCAACGTGCGGCTGAACAGGCGGGTCTCCAGGTAGAAGCGCTGGTTCTCCACGTCAGCCTCGACACCGTCGATCCAGATACCGCGGACAGCACCCTCGGCCTCGAAAGGATCGGTGTCGTTAACGATCAACTCTTGTGAGACATCGACTAGGCGACGAGTCAGATAGCCGGAGTCAGCGGTTCGCAGCGCGGTATCGACCAAGCCCTTCCGGGCACCCGGCGTGGCGATGAAGTACTCCAGCATCGCCAGGCCCTCGCGGAAGTTTGATTTGATGGGCCGGGGAATCATGTCACCTCGGGGGTTAGCTACTAGGCCGCGCATACCAGCAATCTGGCGGACCTGCATCATGTTGCCCCGGGCACCCGACTTGACCATCATGTCAATCGGGTTGAACCAGTCGGCCTCCAGGGCCTCCACCATCCGCGCTGTGACCTCCGAGGTGGCCGAGTTCCAGATCTCGACCTCCTTCTGGCGACGCTCACCGTCGGTGATGATGCCGCGCCGGAACTGAGTCTCGACCTTCTCGGCGTCCTTCTCGTGCCGCTCTAGGATCTCCGCCTTTTCCGACGGTGTCTTGACGTCGTCAATGGACACGGTCAGCCCGGAACGGCTGGCGTACTCGAAGCAAATGTCCTTTAGGGCGTCCAGACACTCGGCAACCACCTTCTTCGGGTAGCGCCGGGCCAGATCGTCGACAATGAGGCCCAGTTGCTTCTTGTCCATTTGCTGGTTCACGAACGTGATGGCCTTGCCGGGCAGGCCACCGAGCTCGAGGGGCTCCGACGACTTCCGGGGTAAGGCGGCGTTGAAGAACACCCGTCCGGGCGTGGTGGTGTGCCAGGTGGCGGCCACCCCGTTGGCCGGCGTCTCGATTAGCTCCGGGTACTCGTCGGACCGGAACTGGATACGGGCGTGTAGGTGAACGGCACCGCTCTCGACGGCCCACCTAAGCTGGTCCAGATCTCGGAACACCTTGCCCTCGCCGGCCAGCCCCTCGACCTCGGCGGTGAGGTAGTAGGCGCCGATGACCATGTCCTGGGTCGGGGTGACCAACGGACGACCGTGAGCCGGACTGAGAACGTTGTTAGCCGACAGCATCAGAACCCGGGCCTCAGCCTGAGCCTCCGACGACAGCGGTAGGTGGACGGCCATCTGATCACCGTCAAAGTCCGCGTTGAAGGCGGTGCACACCAGCGGGTGGATCCGGATGGCCTTGCCCTCGACCAGCACCGGCTCGAAGGCCTGGATGCCCAGCCGGTGGAGCGTGGGGGCACGGTTCAGCAGTACCGGGTGCTCGCGAATGACGTCCTCCAAGACGGTCCACACGAGGGGTTTGCGACGCTCTACCATGCGCTTGGCTGACTTGATGTTCTGGGCAAATTCCTCGTCGACCAGCTTCTTCATGACGAACGGCTTGAACAGCTCGAGCGCCATGACCTTGGGCAGGCCGCACTGGTGGAACTTAAGTGTGGGACCAGCGACGATGACCGACCGGCCCGAGAAGTCGACCCTCTTGCCGAGCAGGTTCTGGCGAAACCGGCCTTGCTTGCCCTTAAGCATGTCGGACAGTGACTTGAGCGGCCGGTTACCTGGGCCGGTGACCGGACGACCACGACGGCCGTTGTCGAACAGGGCGTCGACGGCCTCCTGGAGCATCCGCTTCTCGTTATTGACGATGATGGTCGGTGCCCCGAGGTCCAGGAGCCGCTTGAGGCGGTTGTTCCGGTTAATGACCCGGCGGTACAGGTCATTCAGGTCGGAGGTTGCGAAACGACCGCCGTCCAACTGCACCATGGGACGGAGTTCCGGCGGGATGACCGGGACGGCGTCCAGGATCATGGCCCGGGGCTCGTTGACCCGACGTCCGTGCTGGTCCCGACGGTTGAAGGCGGCGACGATCTTCAGCCGCTTAATGGCCTTCTGCTTGCGTTGGACGCTGAGCGGCTTCTGGCCCTCCGGCGGATCAATCATCGACCGGAGCTTGACCTCTTCATCATCGAAGTTGATCCGGTCGATGAGCTGAGCCAGGGCGTCGGCACCCATACCACCCTTGAAGTAATCACCCCACCGGTCCTCTAACTCGCGCCAGAGCATGTCCTCTTCGACTATCTGGCGGGCAAACAGACCGGTGAACTCGTCCCATGCCCGGTTCAGGACATCCAGCTCCTGCTCGTACTGCTCCCTGATGAACTGGAGGTCCTTGTCTGCCGCCTTAGCCCGGGCCTTCAACTCGGCCTCCTTGGCGCCCTCGGCCTCCATGTCGACCAGCTCGCCCTCCAGGTCCTCCTGGCGGCGGTTCAATTCACGGTCACGCTCCTCCTCGATGGCCAGACGCTCCTCGGCCAACTCGGCCTCCAGCCCCGGTAGGTCCTCGTGGCGCTTCTCCTCGTCGACCCAAACGACCATGTTGGCGGCGAAGTAGATGACCTTCTCCAACTGCTTGGCCTTAAGTTCCTCGCGTGGCTCGGTGCCCATGAGCAGGTAGGCCAGCCAGGACCGAGTGCCCCGCAGGTACCAGATGTGAACGGCCGGGGCGGCCAGCTCGATGTGGCCCATCCGGTCACGTCGGACCTTGGACCGGGTGACCTCCACGCCACACCGCTCACAGATAATCCCCTTGAAGCGGACCCGCTTGTACTTACCGCAGTAGCACTCCCAATCCTTCTGCGGGCCGAAAATCTTCTCACAGAAGAGCCCGTCCTTCTCCGGCTTCAGGGTGCGGTAGTTGATGGTCTCCGGCTTCTTCACCTCACCGTTGGACCACATGCGGATTCCGTCCGCGGTAGCCAGGCCGATGCGTAGCTGGTCGAATTCGTTGACGTCGAGCACTGTGTCTTCCTGCGTCTCGTTGTTCGTGTCGTAAGGGTCAGTGAACGAGGCCGGCGGCCCGGCGCTCGTCCTCTTCGTCGGAACCCCGCTCCGGGCGGGATAGGTCAATGCCGAGTTCCTCGGCGGCGCGGTAGACGTCCTCGTCGAAGTCGCGCATCTCGATCTCTCGTCCGTCCTCGCCAATCACCTCGACATTCAGGCAAAGAGATTGCATCTCCTTGATGAGAACCTTGAAGCTCTCGGGGATGCCGGGCTCGGGGATGTTCTCGCCCTTCACGATGGCCTCGTAAACCTTCACCCGGCCGAGTACGTCGTCCGACTTGATGGTCAGGAGTTCCTGCAGGCAGTAGGCGGCGCCGTACGCCTCCAGAGCCCACACCTCCATCTCGCCGAACCGCTGGCCACCGAACTGGGCCTTCCCGCCCAACGGTTGCTGGGTAATCATCGAGTACGGACCGGTGGAGCGGGCGTGAATCTTGTCGTCCACCAGGTGAGCCAGCTTCAGGATGTAGACGTACCCCACCATCACCGTGCTGTCGTACGCCTCACCGGTTCGCCCGTTGTAGAGGGTGGCCTTACCGTCCAGCTGGACTAGGCGTTCGCCGTCAGCTGTTTCGGGTCGCAGGTTGGCCAGGATTTTTTGGATCGTGGGGTGTCGGCCGGCCCGGTCCTCCTCGTCCCAGTGGGCCCCGTCAAACACCGGCGTCGCCACGTGGACGGCGGGCTCGGTCGAGGGACGAGTCTTTTTCTCGATGCCGCGCACCGGGTCGGACCCGACACCCTCGCCACCGATCTCCCAACCCCACCGGGCGCAGTACCCGAGGTGAGCCTCCAGTACCTGCCCGACGTTCATCCGTGACGGAACGCCCAACGGGTTGAGGATGATGTCGACCGGCGTCCCGTCGGCCATATAGGGCATGTCCTCGACGGGAAGGATCTTGGAGATGACGCCCTTGTTGCCGTGCCGACCAGCCAACTTGTCGCCCACGCTGATCTTGCGCTTCTGACCCACGTAGACCCGGACAAGCTGGTTGACGCCAGGAGGCAACTCGTCACCGTCGTCGCGGTTGAACACCTTGACATCGATGACCTTGCCCGCCTCGCCGTGCGGAACCTTTAACGAGGTGTCGCGCACCTCACGCGCCTTCTCGCCGAAGATGGCTCGGAGAAGACGTTCTTCCGGGGTCAACTCGGTCTCACCCTTGGGCGTGACCTTGCCGACCAGCACATCGCCGGGCGCCACCTCAGCACCCACCCGAACGATGCCCAGATCATCCAGGTCAGCCAGGATCTCGTCCGACAGGTTGGGGATGTCCCGTGTGATCTCTTCGGTCCCCAACTTGGTGTCTCGGGCGTCGATCTCGTGCTCCTTGATGTGGATCGACGTCAGGACGTCGTCCTTGACCAGGCGCTCGGACAGGATGATGGCGTCTTCGAAGTTGTAGCCCTCCCACGACATGAAGGCCACGAGGAGGTTCTTACCGAGGGCCAACTCACCGTCGTCGGTGGACGAGCCATCGGCCAGCACCTGGCCCGACCTCACCCGCTGGCCTGGAGCGACCCGGATCTTCTGGTTGATGCAGGTGTCCTGGTTGGACCGCACGTACTTGAGCAGCGGGTGGACCGTCGAGCCGGACTTCCGGTAGTCGACCGTCACCGTGGTGCCGTCGACCGCCGTTACCGTGCCGTCCTCGAGGGCAAGCAGCATGTCCGCCGCGTCGTGGGCGGCGCTGGCCTCGATACCGGTGCCGATGTACGGGGCCTCGGACTGGATAAGCGGCACCGCCTGCCTCTGCATGTTGGCTCCCATGAGGGCACGGTTGGCGTCGTCGTGTTCGAGGAACGGGATCAGAGCGGTGGCCACAGACACGATCTGCTTCGGTGAGACGTCCATCAGCTGGACCTCTTCCGGCGGCACGTAGGAGATCTCAGTCGTGGCGCCAAAGAAAACGTCTTGTTCCAACTGGAGCCGGAGGTCCTGGAGCGAGGCGGCCTGCGGCGACCGCCGGACAAGGACCCGCTCGTTGCGGAAGGTTCCGTTGGGGTTGAGGGGTGCGTTCGCCTGGGCGACGACGTACTCCTCCTCCTCGTCGGCGGCTAGCCAGAGGATCTCGTCGGTGACCTTGCCCCTCTTCACGGCCCGGTACGGCGACTCGATGAAGCCAAAGGGGTTCACCCGGCCGTAGGTGGCCAGACCACCGATGAGGCCGATGTTGGGGCCCTCCGGGGTCTCGATTGGGCACATCCGGCCGTAGTGGGAGAAGTGGACGTCACGGACCTCAAAGCCGGCTCGCTCACGGGACAGGCCACCGGGACCGAGGGCCGAGAGGCGACGGCGGTGGGTCAGCCCGGAAAGGGGGTTCACCTGGTCCATGAACTGGGAGAGCTGGCTGGTGCCGAAGAACTCCTTGATGGCGGCCACCACGGGTCGGATGTTGATCAGCGAGGTCGGGGTAATGGACTCGACATCCTGGGTGGTCATCCGCTCGCGAACTACGCGCTCCATCCGGGACAGCCCGATGCGCAGCTGGTTCTGGATGAGCTCGCCCACCGACCGGATGCGACGGTTGGCGAAGTGGTCCTGGTCGTCAAGGCGATAGCCAGGCTCGCCCTTGGCTAGGTGCAGCAGGTAGGTGCAGGTAGACAGGACCTCGGACCGGGTGAGGACCGGCGAGTCGGGATCGGGACGCTCTAACTCAATGCCGAAGAGCTTCTCGTTCTTCTCGATCTCGGGGCCGAGCTTACGGTTCAGTTTGTAACGCCCGACCCGGGACAGGTCGTAACGCCGGGACTCGAAGAAGGCGTTGCGCAGGTAGGCCCGGGCGGCCTCGACCGAGGGCGGTTCGCCGGGGCGAACCCGCTTGTAGATCTCCAGGAGGGACTCCTCCTGGGTGGGGGCGAGGTCCTTGTCCTTCTCCCACTGCCCCTCGAGGTAGTCGAAGTGGCGGACGAAGCGTTCTAGGAAGCCCGGCTCGTTCTCCTCGTCGTAGCCCAGAGCCCGCAGGAGGGTGAACATCGAAAGGCGACGTTTGCGGGCTACACGGGTCCCGGCGGTGACGTCCTTACCTGGCTTTTGTTCGACGTCGAATTCGATCCACTCGCCGCGGTAGGGGTGAATGGTGCCGGTGACCAGCTGGTGCTTGGCCAGGTTCCGGAGCCGGTAACGCTCACCAGGCTGGAAGATGACGCCCGGCGATCGGACGAGTTGGGACACCACGACTCGCTCGGTGCCGTTGATGACGAAGGTCCCCTTCTCGGTCATCATCGGGAAGTCCCCCATGAAGACTGTCTGCTCCTTGATCTCGCCGGTGTCGGCGTTCATGAAGCGGGCTCGTACAAAGATCGGGGCGGAGAAGGTCATGTCCTTCTCCTTGCACTCCTCCACCGTGAACTTGGGCGGAGGGCAAAGGTCCTCGTCCTTGGGATCGAATTCCAGCTCAAGCGAGAGCGTCTCACTGAAGTCCGTGATCGGACTGAGGTCAGAGAACGTGTCGGCGATCCCGTCCCTACGGAACCACTTGAAGGACTTCCGCTGGATGTCGATCAGGTGTGGCAGCGGGAGGACTTCCTCCAGATTGCCGAACGAATAACGGTCCCGAACGAGGGGGCGAGCAGACACCTAGAACTCCTGGCCGAGAGTCATGAACGTGGGCGAGCCGAAAACGCGACAGGGGACGTGTCGAAAACAACACGAACGACGGGCGCGACCACGGCAACAGGGAATACTAGTGCCCGCGCGGCCAACAGCGCAACCCTGCGGGCAGCACAACCAGACCCCGAAGGGTCGGTCCGGGGCAAACGGTACGTGACCCCTTTCCGGTGGTCAAGCACCGTCATCGAACCGCAATGCGCGACCTTGCGTCGGGAAAGCCGATCGTGTATGAGCCACAACCCCGGTCGGCCTTCGGGTAATCCGAAAACTACGTGACCCCCGGGGTGCGCCCCGGGGGTCACGTATCGGTCGGCGGCGACGCCGCCGACCGGACTACTTAAGCTCGATCGAAGCGCCGGCGGCCTCAAGGGCCTCTTTGGCCTTCTCGGCGTCCTCCTTGGAGGCACCTTCCAAAACGGCGTTGGGGGCACCGTCCACAAGGTCCTTGGCATCCTTCAGCCCGAGGTTCGTGAGCGCACGGACCTCCTTGATGACCTGGATCTTCTTGTCGCCAGCGCCGGTCAGGACAACGTCGAAGGAGTCCTGCTCCTCCTCCTCATCACTGTTGTCGCTCGCCGGGGCGGCGGCGGCCACGGCCACCGGGGCAGCTGCGGTCACACCGAACTTCTCCTCGAAGTCCTTCAGTAACTCGCTCAGCTCCAGCACGCTCATCTCTGCGATCGCGTCGAGGATCTCTTCCTTCGTCGCCATGATCACTCCTCTTCCTTGTTGTCGGTGTCGGTGGCTTCGTCGGTGGACGCCTCATCGGCGACCTCCGCATCGGCTTCGTCAGCAACCGCCACCTCGTCGGCGGCATCGGCTGCATCGGTTTCCTCGTCGGTGGACGCCTCATCGGAAGTCGGAACGCCCGGTGTGTCGTCACTTTGGGTGATAAGGGCCTGCAGGGCGTATGCCATGTTCTGGGGCAGTGCCTGGAGGAGCGCCGCGAACTGCTGCATGGGCGCCGCCATGGCGCCGGCCAACTGGGCCAGTAGGACCTCGCGGGGGGCGATCTCAGCCAGGTTGGAGATCTCCTCGGCGGTCAGCCGCTGCTGGTCGAGCAGGCCGCCCTTGATAACCAGTGAGTCGTTGGCCTTGGCGAAGTCCTTAAGGGCCTTGGCCAAGGCAACTGGATCGCCAGCTGAACCGTCGGGCTGCTCACCGGTGAAGGCGATGGCCGTGGGGCCGGTGAGCAGATCTCCCAGGTCCAGGCCCAGTTCCTCGATAGCGAAGCGGGCCAGGGTGTTCTTGTACACCTTGTACTCGCCTCCGGCTTCGCGGAGGGACCGACGAAGCGCGGCCAACGCTGGGACGTCCAGCCCTCGGTACTCGGTCAGTACCACAGCGTTGCTGGCCGAGAACTTCTCTTGGACCTCCTCGACGACCGCGACCTTCTCGGCTCGGGGTTCACCCACGCTCACACCTCCTCCTTCGTCTTCTCGGTCGGTAGCGGCCCTGCCGCTTCGCCCGATCTCGGTTGCTGCTTCCGGCCGGAGCCGGCCACACGCACCGTCGACCGGGGCCGGGCCGGTTGCCCGCATCCGATCAGGAGGGCTCCCCTGCTCGGGCGGAGTCGACGCCGTGATCCTCGGATCGGACGGTGCCGAATCTCGTTCTGCGCCAGGGCGCAACCCGGAGGTCTTCGGTGAGCGTGTTGATTGTGGTGGTCAGGATATCGGTGGCGCTCCGGAGCCCCACCCACGCCCCGACTGGGGCGCGTCACGGACGACTACTCGGCCACCCGCAGCGGATCGATTCGGATGCCCGGGCCCATCGTCGAGGACACCGACACCTTCTTCAGATAGCGGCCCTTAGCCGAAGAGGGCTTCAGACGCTCTAGTTCCTCGACAGCCGCTTTCAGGTTCGCCGATAGGTCCGAGGCCTCGAAGCTGGCCTTTCCTATGGGCAGGTGAACGTTGCCGAACCGGTCAGTCCGAAACTCGACCTTGCCGCCCTTGAACTCCCCTACCGCCTTGGCGACGTCGTCGGTCACCGTCCCCGACTTGGGGTTCGGCATGAGGCCACGGGGGCCCAGGGAGCGCCCCAACTTGCCGACGGCAGGCATCATGTCCGGGGTGGCGATGGCCACGTCGAAATCCAGCATGCCCCCCTCGACCTCGGCGGCCAGGTCGTCGGCTCCGACATGGTCGGCTCCCGCCTCACGGGCGGCCGCCGCAGCCTCGCCCTGGGCGAACACCGCCACCCGGACGTCTCGGCCCGTCCCCGACGGGAGGGCCACGGTGCCTCGCACCATCTCGTCGGTCTTCCGGGGGTCAACGCCGAGTCGAATCAGCAGGTCGATGCTCTCGTCGAACTTCGCAGCGGCCAGCGAGGACACCAGACCCAGTGCCTCGGAACCCGAGTACATCTGGTCCCGGTCGAATCCGGCCGCTGCCGTGTCGTACCGCTTCCCTGACTTGCCCATGTCGCCCTCTCCTGGCTCCCTCGTCCCAGTCGTGTCCTCCGGCGGGGCGAGGTCCTCCCCTGTCCCGGAACCGCCCAGCGGGCGGCGACTTGTGATTTGAATCCGGTGTCGGTGCTTAGCCGACTGCGATACCCATGCTCCGAGCCGTTCCGGCTACCTGCAACTTGGCGCCCTCAAGGTCGATGGCGTTGAGATCGGGCATCTTGGCTTCAGCGATTTCGGCCACCTGGTCCCAGGTGATCGATCCCGCCTGCTCACGACCGGGGTTCTCCGAAGCCTTCTCCAGGCCGGCGGCCTGACGGATGAGGAACGAGGTGGGCGGCGTCTTGGTGATGAAGGTGAACGACCGGTCCTCGTAGATGGTGATCTCCACCGGGACGATCTGGCCGCGCTTGTCCTCGGTCTTGGCGTTGTACTCCTTGCAGAAGTCCATGATGGCCACACCGTGGGGACCCAACGCCGTACCCACGGGCGGGGCCGGCGACGCCTGACCTGCGGGGATCTGGATCTTCACCATCGCGGCGATTTGCTTCCTAGCCATGGTTCTCTGCTCGTGTCTCGTTGTACTACGTCGGTCCGGGACGCCGGGTCTCGGTCATCGACCACCGGGGTCGATGGGGGGAACGGTCAAGTCTGGTGCGACGCTCAACGATCGGCAACCTCGGTGAACCGTCGCGCCGGTCTCCTCTAAAGCTGGGCGACCTGGGCGAACTCCAACTCGACCGGAGTCTCACGGCCGAAGATGTTGACCAGCACCTTGACCTTTAGCTGATCCTCGTTGATCTCCACGATGGCGCCGGAGAAGTCGGCGAACGGCCCCTCCTTGACCCGGACCGTCTCACCCACACCGAACCCGAAGCGTGCCTTGGACCGCTTGGGCACCACGGCCTCAGACTCGTCGGCCACCGGGAGGAAGGTCTCTACCTCACGCCGGCCCAACTTGGACGGCTTACCCCCCGCCCCGACGAAGTTCACAATCCCCGGGGTGTCTCGGATCACGCTCCAGGCCTCGTCATCGAGGTGGCAGCGCACCAGCAGGTAGCCGGGGAAGACCTTCTTGGAGACAGTGACCTTCTTACCGCTACGGAACTCGTCGACGTCCTCCATCGGGATCTCGACCTCGAGGATGCGATCCTCGAGGTGCATCGACGTGGTGCGGGCCTGGAGGTTCTGCTTGACCTTCTTCTCGTAGCCCGACTGAGTGTGGACCACGTACCAGCCGCCGGGACGGTCGTAGGCGCTTTCCCGCACGGGAGCCGGCTCCCCGTCTCCGTCTCCGTCGAACAGATCGTCCTCGTCGAGCACCTCGACCACCGGCTCGTCGGCGGCCGGGGCGTCGGGCTCGGACGGGGCGTCACCGGTGGGCAGCAGGTCAGCAGCCGCGTCAGTGGTGAGGCCGCCTTCGGGCACCTCGTCAACGACCGCAACGGTCTGTTCGACCGTACCGGTGGGTAGGAGATCGGCTGCCACGTCGACGACGTCGGTGGTGGCTTCGGGTTCTTCGGTGGTGCTCATCAGACGTCGAACAGCTCCAGGACGGACTGGGAGAAGATCCAGTCGAGGCCGGCTACCACGGCCGTGATGGCAAGGATGGTGATGATGACCACCGTGGTGTAGTTACCGGTCTCCGAACGTGACGGCCAGGCGACCTTGCGCAACTCGGCACGGACCTCGCGACTGAACTGGGCGATCCCGGTCCGCTCCTCAGCAGGACGCTGCTGCTGGCGACGCTGGCGGATCGGCTCGCCGTCGGCGTCGACCTCCCCCTGACGCTGCAGCATGCGCTTCTGCTCGCGGTTCATCGACATTGTCGGGCCTCGGATCGAGTATCGGAACGGTAGGTCAGGCTATTGGCGGTACGGACGACGCGCGCCCAGGCGGGATAAGGATAAACGGACACGGCGACCGGTCTTGCAGGGCAGGAGGGACTCGAACCCCCAACCGCCGGTTTTGGAGACCGGTGCTCTACCAATTGAGCCACTGCCCTGAGTCCCGACCTCCGACCCGGAGTCGGAATCGGGGGGCGGTAGGAGCGAAGGTTACCAGCGGCCTCTGACCATCCCCTCGTGGGGACGGACCTGAACCCGACGACCGGCTACTGGACTGCCGGTCGGAGAACACTCAGCGCGTCTCCTTGTGATCCACGTGGCTACGGCACCAACGGCAGTATTTCTTTAGCTCGATGCGCTCGCGTGTGTTCGCCTTGGACTTGGTGGTGATGTAGTTCCGGCGCTTGCACTCCTGGCACTCCAGGGTGACCTGTGTTCGCTTGTCGGACGCCATGTCGGCTTCGCTCCTTCGGTGGCCCTCCGTGGCGGGCACTTTGTCGTATCGGCCACTGGCTCGAGCCGATGCTTGTAGCGACGGACAGATTCGAACTGTCGACCTCTCGATTATGAGTCGAGCGCTCTCACCAGCTGAGCTACGTCGCCAGCGAGCTCCCTGACAGAATCGAACTGTCGACCTTCTCCTTACCATGGAGACGCTCTGCCGACTGAGCTAAGGGAGCCTGACCACCTCGCGATGGCCGGGCACAAGGATGCCACGCGATCCGGCCTTTCCCACCGCCGATAGCCGTCGCCGCAAGCCTCGCGGGTCCTGGTCCGCCCCGTCCCCGCCCGGCCGCAAGGTACCGTCGGCCCCATGGAGATCCGGCTTGCCGGGTCCGGCGACACAGAGGCGATCCGGGCCATTTACAACCACGAAGTGATCACCTCGACGGCCACCTTCGACCTGGTGGAACGCAGCCTCGAGGACCAGAAAGAATGGTTGGCCGCTCGAGCCGGTGCGTTCAGCGTGCTGGTAGCCGAGATCGACGACGAGGTGGCCGGGTTCGCCTCGCTGTCACCGTTCCGCGAACGGGCCGCCTACCGCAGCACAGTGGAGAACTCCGTCTACGTGGCCGCCGACCACCGGGGCCGCGGCGTCGCCGACCGGCTCCTGGGGAACCTCTTGGAGGTGGCCCGCACCAGCGGCTTTCACTCAGTAATCGCCCGGATCGGTGGGAACAACGAGGCCAGCACAGCCCTGCACGCCAAGCACGGCTTCCGCGAGGTAGGGGTGGAACGCCAGGTGGGGCGCAAGTTCGGGCGCTGGCAGGACGTCACGGTCATGCAGGTTGTCTTCGACGAAGCCTGACCCGACGGATCAGGCTTCCCAGCGGTCAGAACCCGGGACAGCGGCGGGCCCGCCAAAGCGGACCCGCCCACATACCTCGTCTGGTGGGCCGGGGAGGATTTGAACCTCCGAAGGCAATGCCGACGGGTTTACAGCCCGTTCCCTTTGGCCACTCGGGCACCGACCCAGGAGAAGGGAAGGCTATCCACGCCCCCAAGTCTCCCCTACCGGATCCCCCGCCCGGACGGCTCGCGCCAACTGGATAGGGTGCGCGCATGCCGAGTTTCGACGTCGTGTCCGAAATCGATCTCCAGGAGGTCCGCAACGCCGTAGACCAGGCAGCCCGTGAGGTCCGTACCCGGTTTGACTTCAAGGGGACCGACTCCGTCGTGGAGCTCCAAGACGGTGCCATCAAGTTGGAGTCCTCCACCGAAGACCGTCTGGCCGCCCTGGTCGTCGTTCTGGAAGAGAAGTTGGTCCGCCGGAAGGTCTCGCTGAAGTCCCTGAACTGGGGCACAGTGGACGAGGCCAGCGGCGGCCGGTCCCGCCAGTTGGCCGGGCTCCAGGCGGGTATCGACTCTGACCGGGCCCGAACGCTAAACCGGACCATCAAGGACCTGGGCCTCAAGGGGATCCAGTCCCAGACCCAGGGTGATCAGGTACGGGTGACGGGAAAGAAAAGGGACGCACTGCAGGAGGTCATCGCGGCGCTCAAGGCCGCTGACCTGGGAATCCCCCTCCAGTTCACCAACTTCCGGGACTGACGCCGGACAGGAAACCACGGCCAACGGTCGGACGGCGGTCAGCGGACAATCGGGCCGGTGCTCCAGTCGCCGGTCCGCAGCCGTGCGATGCGCTCCTCGGCCGGTGGGTGAGTCGAGAACATGCGGGAACCACCACCCCCTCGGGCCTGGGCCCGCAGGGGATCCACGATGTAGGCCGAGGCCTGATTGGGATCTACGCCGGACGGGATCCGACCCGCTGCCATCTGGAGCTTCTCCAACGCCCGGGCCAACGGCTCACCGTCGCCAATCAGGCGGGCCGCTGAGGCGTCGGCCTGGAACTCCCTGCTCCGGCTGATGGCCGCCTGAATCATCATGGCGGCCATCGGGGCAAGGATTGCGAAGGCGATCCCGCCAATCGGGTTGCGGCCCCGATCACGACCACCTCCTCCGAACATGGCGGCGAACATCGCCATGCGGGCGATCATTGTGATGGCCATGCCGATGGTGGCGGCCACCGACCCGATGAGGATGTCGCGGTGGCGAACGTGCATGAGTTCGTGGGCAAGCACGCCCCGGACCTCCGTCCTGTCCAGCATTTCGAGCAGCCCGCGGGTGACGGCCACCGCGGCGTGGTCCGGATTGCGGCCGGTAGCAAAAGCATTGGGCTGCGGGTTGGGCGTGACGTAGAGCTTCGGCATCGGTAGGTCCGCCGCTGTTGAGAGCTCCCGCATGATGCGGTGGTACTCGGGGTACTCCACCGGATCGGCTGGCACCGCCTTGGCTGAAGCGATAGCGATGCGGTCGCTGAACCAGTACGAGCCACCGACGAAGGCCAGGCCCAGGGCCATGCCGAAGACCATCCCGCCGTTGCCTCCGATGGCACCACCCAC
Proteins encoded in this region:
- a CDS encoding DNA-directed RNA polymerase subunit beta', encoding MLDVNEFDQLRIGLATADGIRMWSNGEVKKPETINYRTLKPEKDGLFCEKIFGPQKDWECYCGKYKRVRFKGIICERCGVEVTRSKVRRDRMGHIELAAPAVHIWYLRGTRSWLAYLLMGTEPREELKAKQLEKVIYFAANMVVWVDEEKRHEDLPGLEAELAEERLAIEEERDRELNRRQEDLEGELVDMEAEGAKEAELKARAKAADKDLQFIREQYEQELDVLNRAWDEFTGLFARQIVEEDMLWRELEDRWGDYFKGGMGADALAQLIDRINFDDEEVKLRSMIDPPEGQKPLSVQRKQKAIKRLKIVAAFNRRDQHGRRVNEPRAMILDAVPVIPPELRPMVQLDGGRFATSDLNDLYRRVINRNNRLKRLLDLGAPTIIVNNEKRMLQEAVDALFDNGRRGRPVTGPGNRPLKSLSDMLKGKQGRFRQNLLGKRVDFSGRSVIVAGPTLKFHQCGLPKVMALELFKPFVMKKLVDEEFAQNIKSAKRMVERRKPLVWTVLEDVIREHPVLLNRAPTLHRLGIQAFEPVLVEGKAIRIHPLVCTAFNADFDGDQMAVHLPLSSEAQAEARVLMLSANNVLSPAHGRPLVTPTQDMVIGAYYLTAEVEGLAGEGKVFRDLDQLRWAVESGAVHLHARIQFRSDEYPELIETPANGVAATWHTTTPGRVFFNAALPRKSSEPLELGGLPGKAITFVNQQMDKKQLGLIVDDLARRYPKKVVAECLDALKDICFEYASRSGLTVSIDDVKTPSEKAEILERHEKDAEKVETQFRRGIITDGERRQKEVEIWNSATSEVTARMVEALEADWFNPIDMMVKSGARGNMMQVRQIAGMRGLVANPRGDMIPRPIKSNFREGLAMLEYFIATPGARKGLVDTALRTADSGYLTRRLVDVSQELIVNDTDPFEAEGAVRGIWIDGVEADVENQRFYLETRLFSRTLADDVEVADPEGRGVVHAKAKGGRRLLPAGTIVGEVEADLLRDDPDVDRVRVLSPLTDDSATGVSGASYGMSLATGKAIEVGEAVGVIAAQSIGEPGTQLTMRTFHTGGVAGKDIAGGLPRVVELFEARTPKGKATLARISGVVRIGEDEGRGREVTVVADDGTEEVYTVVGASRLEVVDGQEVRAGDAIVEGPRDPKELLEIKGVRETQQYLVEEVQKVYRDQGVSIHDKHIELIVRQMTRRVKINDPGESDFLPGEQVDQRLFAETNRMLVAESRRPAEGRPELMGITKASLATDSWLSAASFQETTRVLTEAAIECRSDKLIGLKENIIIGKLVPAGTGLEEYRRVATHAPDYKPMDFYSSADEEQDLAEWLAGQVGPGEDAFEGAYEADVIDLATAIGVPTEEAPEAG